The genome window CCAGGAGTTCGATGAGGGTGAATCCACGGCGGAAGCGCAAGAATGGCGGCAAGGCAGCAGGGATCATGGGAAGGAATGAAGCGAATCGAGGGAAGGATGTCGAGCCCGACCGCCTTCTTAGCGGATTGCTTGACCCGGGGGAGGGGCATCCTCAATTTGCGGCCCGTGTTACGCCTCCTGATGGGGTTTGCGGGGCTGCTGCTCCTCGCCAGTCCGGCCACGCGGGCCGCCTCGGCGGCGCCGGAGCGGGCCGTGGTGCAGATCTTCAACTTCAGCCAGCAGCCGGTCTGGGATGCGCCGTGGCGGTGGCAGCCGGTGCGACGGGAGGGGGGATCGGGATTTGTGATCCGGACATCGAGGGGGTTGCGGGTGATGTCGAACGCGCATGTGGTTTCGTGGAGCCGGCAGGTGCTGGTGCGGCGGTTTCAGGATCCGAGGCCGTTCCAGGCGGAGGTGGAGTTTCCGGGGCACGACTGCGACCTGGCGGTGTTGCGGGTGCTGGACGAGTCATTTTTTGAGGGGATCGAGCCACTGGCGTTCGGGGAACTTCCGGAGGTGCGCTCGACGGTGGTGACGTACGGGTATCCGGCCGGGGGGGAGCAGATTTCGTACACGCGGGGGGTGGTTTCGCGGATTGAACTTCAGAACTACGTGCATATCGGGAACCGGTCGTTGCTGGCGGTGCAGACGGACGCTGCGATCAACCCGGGGAACAGCGGGGGCCCGGTGATCCAGGACGGTCTGGTCGTGGGGGTTTCGTTCCAGGGAATCCCGGGGTTGGAGAACGCGGGGTTCTTCATTCCGCCGGAGGTCATTTCCCATTTTCTGGAGGATATCGAGGACGGGACGTACCACGGGTTTCCGGCGGTGGGGATCCGGCTGGTGGGATTGCAGAATCCGGCCTACCGGCGTCATCTTGGGCTGCCGCCGGGCGGGGAGCTGGGAGCGCGCATCGATTCGATCGCCAACATCGAGACCACCCGGGCGCTGTTGCGGCTGGACGACGTGCTGTTGGAGGCGGGCGGGTTTCCGGTGGCGAGCGACGGGACGATCGAGTACCGGGGGAACCGGGTGGCGGCGGCCCTGGCCTTCCAGAGTGCGCAGCACGGGGAGCGCGTCCCCATGAAGCTGTTTCGGGACCGGCGGGAAGTGTCCCTGGAGGTGCCGGTGTTCGTGTTCACGGCGGACCGGGCGGCGGGGAACCAGCACGACGTGCCGCCGCGGTACTACGTGCATGGCGGGCTGATCTTCACGCCGCTTTCGCAGAACTACATCCGGACCTTCGGGCGGGAGATCAGCGAGTCGTCGGTGGGGGAACTGGTGTACGAGCTGTTCTACCGGCGGCATGAGCAACCGGAGACCGTGCGGCCCGAGCCGGTGGCGTTGGCGGGGCTGTTGACCCACCCGGTGAATGCGAACTTCTCGGTGCGTGGCCGGGCGCTGGTGGACAAGATCAACGGGATTCGGATCGAGACGCTGGACGACGCGATCCGGGCGATCGAGGGGGCCCGCGGGGGGCAGCACGTGTTCGAGTTTGCCGGGCGTCAGGGGTTCGAGTGTTTGGACCGGGCGGAGGCCGCGGAGGCCAACGCCACCATTTTGCAGACCTACGGAGTGCCATCCGACCGCCGCCTATGAAGCTTTTCGCCATGTTGAATCGAGGAGAGGGCGCCGTGGGGCGCGGGAACGGAGGCCGGCTTCGGGCATGGACCGTGTCGTGGCCGGTGTGGGCGCTGGCCGGGTGGTGCCTGGCGGTGATGCCGATGGTTCCGGGGGCACGGGGTGCGGCGTTGGAGGGCGGGGGGACGCTGGAGGCCTCGGTGGTCACCCTCGAAGTGACCTTCAAGAACTACGATTTCTTCCAGCCCTGGAACAAGCCGACGCGGGCGGTGCGAAAGCACGCGCTGGTGTTGGGGGAACGCGAGCTGATCACCACCGCGCAGAACCTGGCGGACCGGACGCTGGTGCGGGCGCAGAAGGGCGGTCGGGGCCGCTGGTTTCCGGCCGAGGTGACCTGGCTGGATTACCACGCGAACGTGGCGGTGGTGACGGTTTCGGGGGAGGGGTTTTGGGAGGGGCTGACGGCGGTCCCCCTGAGTGACGAGGTTCCGCGGCAGAGCCAGTATGAGATTGTGCGGTGGCGGGACGGGAACCTCGAAACGCGGCGGGCGGATTTCAGCAAGTTCACGGTGGGGGAAGGGGCGATGAGCGCGTCGCCCCGGATGCATCTGGAATTGAACACCGAGATCGGGGGACTGGGGTGGGCGGAGCCGGTGCTGGCGGGCGGCCGGGTGGTGGGATTGACGGTGGCCAAGGGGGGCAACGTGTGCAGCGTCATGCCCGCCCCGTTCGTCCGGCGGGTGCTGGCGGCGCGGGAAGGCGGCCGGTTCCCCGGGCTGGGCTATTTCGACTTCGTCTGGCAGCCGGGGGAGAACCCGGCCACGCTGGATTACCTGCGGGTGGAGGGGGAACCGCGCGGGGCGGTGGTGATCGAGATCCCGAAGGATGCGGGGGCGGATTACGGACTGCGCCGGTTCGACGTGCTGGTGGAGATCGATGGGTTTGCGGTGGACATCCAGGGCGACTATCTGGATCCGGAGTACGGGCACCTGATGATCGAGGGTCTGGCGACGAGGCGGCATTTCGCAGGGGACCGGATGCGGATGAAGGTGCTTCGGGGGGGGCGGCCGGTGGAGGTGGAGTACCGGATCCCGCTGACGGATTACGCCAACGATCTCCTGCCGATGCATGTGTTCGACCAGGAGCCCGAGTACCTGGTGGCGGGCGGCCTG of Verrucomicrobiia bacterium contains these proteins:
- a CDS encoding trypsin-like peptidase domain-containing protein, translated to MGFAGLLLLASPATRAASAAPERAVVQIFNFSQQPVWDAPWRWQPVRREGGSGFVIRTSRGLRVMSNAHVVSWSRQVLVRRFQDPRPFQAEVEFPGHDCDLAVLRVLDESFFEGIEPLAFGELPEVRSTVVTYGYPAGGEQISYTRGVVSRIELQNYVHIGNRSLLAVQTDAAINPGNSGGPVIQDGLVVGVSFQGIPGLENAGFFIPPEVISHFLEDIEDGTYHGFPAVGIRLVGLQNPAYRRHLGLPPGGELGARIDSIANIETTRALLRLDDVLLEAGGFPVASDGTIEYRGNRVAAALAFQSAQHGERVPMKLFRDRREVSLEVPVFVFTADRAAGNQHDVPPRYYVHGGLIFTPLSQNYIRTFGREISESSVGELVYELFYRRHEQPETVRPEPVALAGLLTHPVNANFSVRGRALVDKINGIRIETLDDAIRAIEGARGGQHVFEFAGRQGFECLDRAEAAEANATILQTYGVPSDRRL